From Coriobacteriia bacterium, the proteins below share one genomic window:
- a CDS encoding helix-turn-helix transcriptional regulator, whose amino-acid sequence MYDVGARLRILRKERGETLEQVADATGLSIAMLSRVERGERLPSPDSAEALAAYFGLPPEELLGETIANQMIGRYGGSRASAAADHVRRALSEDPQTGAPRSYGDVFREMPIERILQDDGLTHGTHHASSSLNDAHSMSSASSPQPENDLLRRQSPSARSWEMASPSAAHEAAETLETAERVFERTARDLDRLRAGLGKKDRYLLSMRLRQTAVRLRDLADSVERD is encoded by the coding sequence ATGTACGACGTTGGAGCCAGACTGAGGATCCTGCGCAAGGAGCGAGGCGAGACGCTGGAACAGGTGGCCGACGCGACCGGGTTGTCCATCGCCATGCTCAGCCGCGTCGAACGCGGTGAGCGACTCCCCTCGCCCGATTCCGCTGAGGCCTTGGCCGCCTACTTCGGACTGCCGCCCGAGGAACTGCTCGGTGAGACGATCGCGAACCAGATGATCGGCCGCTATGGCGGGAGTCGTGCCAGTGCGGCCGCCGACCACGTGCGCCGCGCGCTGAGCGAGGATCCTCAAACGGGAGCGCCCAGGTCGTACGGCGACGTCTTCCGCGAGATGCCCATCGAGCGAATCCTCCAGGACGACGGCTTGACGCACGGGACTCACCACGCTTCGAGTTCGCTCAATGACGCGCACTCCATGTCATCGGCATCCTCGCCGCAACCGGAGAACGACTTGCTCAGGAGGCAAAGTCCGTCCGCGCGCTCGTGGGAGATGGCTTCGCCGTCGGCTGCCCACGAAGCAGCCGAAACACTGGAGACCGCGGAGCGGGTCTTTGAGCGGACAGCTCGCGACCTCGATCGGCTCCGCGCCGGACTGGGCAAGAAGGATCGCTACCTGCTCTCGATGCGCCTGCGTCAGACCGCCGTTCGCCTGCGTGATCTGGCCGACAGCGTGGAGCGCGACTGA
- a CDS encoding vWA domain-containing protein — protein sequence MAKNAGEDKRDKRGKQVKEQEERSILINFVLDTSGSMDVIRDATISGFNEFLGDQRPEGGDARMTLTLFDSVSRTVATAVPVREMRDLDHHTYRPDGMTALFDAIGHTLRLTDDYVAAHGPDQVLFVIMTDGHENASREFNGSRILDMIEKRKRDAGYEFIYLGANQDSMRAAESIGIRGGKSMDWAADPLQAKIAMERASRNVKAYRRDGSRQMDENSFFCPQFEESGDLSYEEHRRQKDSGKR from the coding sequence GTGGCGAAGAACGCAGGCGAGGACAAGCGGGACAAGCGAGGCAAGCAGGTCAAGGAGCAGGAGGAGCGCAGCATCCTCATCAACTTCGTGTTGGACACGTCGGGCTCGATGGACGTGATTCGCGACGCGACGATCTCCGGGTTCAACGAGTTCTTGGGAGACCAACGCCCTGAAGGCGGCGACGCCCGGATGACGCTGACGCTGTTCGATTCGGTGAGCCGCACGGTGGCGACAGCCGTGCCCGTGCGCGAGATGCGCGATCTCGATCATCACACCTACCGGCCCGACGGCATGACCGCTCTGTTCGACGCGATTGGCCATACGTTGCGCCTCACCGACGACTACGTCGCGGCGCACGGTCCGGATCAGGTGCTCTTCGTGATCATGACTGACGGTCACGAGAACGCGAGTCGCGAGTTCAACGGAAGTCGGATTCTCGACATGATCGAGAAGCGCAAGAGGGACGCCGGCTACGAGTTCATCTACTTGGGCGCGAACCAAGACAGCATGCGCGCCGCCGAGTCGATCGGCATCCGCGGGGGAAAGTCGATGGACTGGGCAGCCGACCCGCTCCAAGCCAAGATCGCGATGGAGCGCGCCTCGCGCAACGTCAAGGCATACCGTCGGGACGGCTCGCGTCAGATGGACGAGAACTCGTTCTTCTGTCCTCAGTTCGAGGAATCCGGCGACTTGTCGTACGAGGAGCACCGCCGTCAGAAGGACAGCGGCAAGCGCTAA
- a CDS encoding ABC transporter substrate-binding protein encodes MTRIARSTRTRRARLGMAALALAAVAALATGCGAPAEEALQPVAETPVSTTYPLTITDDANRTVTIKVEPQRIVSLAPANTEMLFAVGAGDRVVGVTSYDDYPAEVADIAKVGDFAGPNLEAIAGADPDLILATTGVQADVITQLEELGATVIAIDPQSLDGVYEVISEVAAAVNEVEAGEGVVAQMRLEAQKVADAVAGKETASTFVEIAQNPLFTTGSGTLLDELVTLAGGDNVVDEAGWVPYSPEKVVKSDPSVYLATKGSMSDPAELEKRPGFAELQAVKAGRVYVLDDNLVSRPGPRIMLGLRQIAEAIHPEAFQ; translated from the coding sequence ATGACCCGCATCGCCCGCTCGACCCGCACCAGGCGTGCCCGACTGGGCATGGCCGCACTTGCACTGGCCGCAGTCGCGGCGTTGGCCACCGGCTGTGGCGCGCCCGCGGAAGAGGCGCTGCAGCCGGTGGCCGAGACGCCGGTGTCGACCACCTACCCGCTCACGATCACCGACGACGCAAACCGCACGGTCACCATCAAGGTAGAGCCGCAGCGCATCGTCTCGCTGGCACCCGCCAACACCGAGATGCTCTTCGCGGTCGGTGCGGGCGATCGCGTGGTTGGCGTGACCAGCTACGACGACTACCCGGCCGAGGTCGCTGACATCGCGAAGGTGGGCGACTTCGCCGGACCCAACCTCGAGGCGATAGCAGGGGCCGATCCGGATCTCATCCTCGCTACCACAGGGGTGCAAGCCGACGTGATCACTCAGCTCGAGGAGCTGGGCGCCACGGTCATCGCCATCGATCCGCAGTCTCTTGACGGGGTCTACGAGGTCATCTCTGAGGTTGCGGCCGCGGTGAACGAGGTCGAGGCCGGAGAGGGCGTCGTCGCGCAGATGAGACTTGAGGCTCAGAAGGTCGCCGATGCGGTGGCTGGCAAGGAAACAGCGAGCACCTTCGTCGAGATCGCCCAGAATCCGTTGTTCACCACGGGATCCGGCACGCTGCTCGATGAACTCGTGACGCTTGCCGGTGGCGACAACGTCGTCGATGAAGCGGGATGGGTGCCGTACTCGCCCGAGAAGGTGGTGAAGTCCGACCCGTCGGTGTATCTGGCCACCAAGGGTTCGATGTCTGATCCGGCTGAACTCGAGAAGCGGCCGGGATTCGCCGAACTTCAGGCCGTCAAAGCCGGACGTGTCTACGTCTTGGACGATAACCTCGTCTCGCGGCCCGGACCTCGCATCATGCTGGGTCTGAGGCAGATCGCCGAGGCGATCCACCCCGAGGCGTTCCAGTAG
- a CDS encoding MBL fold metallo-hydrolase translates to MTRPPSDTHCPALRIVVLGSGSSGNATAIAYDGTLVLVDCGFSARETANRLSTAGLEPAEVSAILVTHEHGDHVKGIDVFARRYAPGCTVYATPGTLRRMALNRSVECRCADVVDGFSVGALSVHSFETSHDAAQPVGYRIEAGGDVFGVATDSGVLTPAALDGLRDATVLGLEFNHDVDMLERGPYPYHLKRRILSEQGHLSNADAASALERLAHGGLNRVIALHRSHTNNTADLAAGALRAALERLGHPAAAEVARQHGVSVPAAPCVPTEG, encoded by the coding sequence ATGACTCGCCCCCCCTCCGACACACACTGCCCGGCCCTGCGCATCGTCGTGCTCGGCTCGGGCTCATCGGGCAACGCCACCGCGATCGCATACGACGGCACCCTCGTGCTCGTGGACTGCGGCTTCTCTGCGCGCGAGACCGCGAACCGGCTCTCAACGGCAGGCCTCGAGCCCGCAGAGGTCAGCGCGATCCTCGTCACCCACGAACACGGCGACCACGTGAAGGGCATCGACGTCTTCGCTCGCCGCTATGCTCCCGGATGCACCGTGTACGCGACGCCCGGTACCCTACGCCGAATGGCGCTGAACCGATCCGTCGAGTGCAGGTGCGCCGACGTCGTGGACGGCTTCTCTGTCGGGGCTCTCTCGGTGCACTCCTTCGAGACCTCGCATGACGCCGCCCAGCCGGTGGGCTATCGCATCGAGGCCGGGGGTGACGTATTCGGAGTCGCCACGGATTCGGGCGTGCTCACTCCGGCGGCCCTCGATGGCCTTCGTGACGCCACGGTACTCGGCCTGGAGTTCAATCACGACGTCGACATGCTTGAGCGCGGCCCCTATCCCTACCACCTCAAGCGGCGGATCCTCTCCGAGCAAGGGCATCTGTCCAACGCCGACGCCGCATCCGCCCTCGAGCGCCTCGCCCACGGGGGACTGAACCGCGTGATCGCCCTGCACCGGTCGCACACCAACAACACCGCCGATCTGGCCGCCGGGGCGCTGCGTGCCGCGCTCGAGCGGCTGGGGCATCCCGCCGCTGCCGAGGTGGCTCGGCAGCACGGAGTGAGCGTGCCGGCCGCACCGTGCGTGCCGACCGAAGGGTGA
- a CDS encoding acetoin utilization protein AcuC, with protein MTRPKHGVELIYAPAVAGYRFPAGHPMQPERFTLCVELARMWGLLDEGGARAVEPPTATDEDLLLVHSLDYLEHVKAVSESPESADSSRGLGPGDTPAIRDLHAAAALGVGGTIDALEAIASGRASRTFSPAGGMHHAHRDRASGFCVYNDLAVAIERAIERHPSLRVAYIDIDAHHGDGVQEVFAERSNVLTVSVHESGRYLFPGTGDARDRGTGAGEGFALNVPLEPHTDDEGFNAAIERFVVPAVTEFAPHVILAQLGADTHVDDPLAHLDVSLAGYVAAVRRLVTLADDVCGGRIACTGGGGYQPYSMVPVMWASVLAVLLDVDVPETPPDEWQALAAAAASASKTSGEAWSRS; from the coding sequence ATGACCCGCCCGAAGCACGGCGTCGAACTCATCTACGCACCGGCGGTAGCCGGCTACCGGTTCCCGGCGGGTCATCCGATGCAACCGGAGCGGTTCACGCTGTGCGTTGAACTCGCACGTATGTGGGGGCTTCTCGACGAAGGCGGAGCCCGGGCGGTGGAGCCCCCCACCGCCACCGACGAGGACCTGCTCCTCGTTCACTCGCTCGACTACTTAGAGCATGTGAAGGCCGTCAGCGAGTCCCCTGAGTCGGCCGATTCGTCGCGCGGTCTTGGCCCCGGAGATACACCCGCGATACGCGACCTGCACGCAGCGGCAGCACTGGGCGTCGGAGGGACCATCGATGCCCTTGAAGCTATCGCGTCGGGACGAGCCTCGCGCACGTTCAGCCCAGCTGGGGGCATGCATCACGCGCACCGTGACCGTGCGAGCGGCTTCTGCGTCTACAACGACCTTGCCGTGGCCATCGAGCGCGCCATCGAACGGCATCCGAGCCTGCGCGTGGCCTACATCGACATCGATGCGCACCATGGCGACGGCGTACAAGAGGTGTTCGCCGAGCGCAGCAACGTGCTGACGGTCAGCGTGCACGAGAGCGGGCGCTACCTGTTCCCGGGCACGGGAGACGCCCGCGACCGAGGCACGGGGGCAGGCGAAGGCTTCGCACTGAACGTGCCGCTCGAGCCCCACACCGACGACGAGGGATTCAACGCCGCCATCGAGCGTTTCGTGGTCCCCGCGGTCACGGAGTTCGCCCCGCACGTCATTCTCGCTCAGCTCGGCGCCGACACGCACGTCGATGATCCGCTCGCCCACCTCGATGTCTCACTCGCCGGGTATGTCGCCGCGGTGCGAAGGCTCGTCACCCTTGCAGACGACGTGTGCGGAGGTCGAATCGCCTGCACCGGCGGGGGCGGATACCAGCCGTACTCGATGGTGCCGGTGATGTGGGCGAGCGTGCTCGCCGTGCTCCTCGACGTAGACGTGCCCGAAACGCCTCCCGACGAATGGCAGGCTCTCGCTGCAGCGGCAGCAAGCGCGTCCAAGACGTCGGGCGAAGCGTGGTCGCGCAGCTAG
- a CDS encoding iron ABC transporter permease, protein MPVARRRISNVVLFCVLAVSLFAAVIAGVAFGAVPVAAGDVISAIGRALTGRSSGLEDALIIGVRLPRVVLAALVGAALAGAGAIYQALFRNPLADPYILGVSSGAGLGAMIALVATTGFTGARYGTVPLAAFVGASLTMLLVVRLASWRGQLDTASLLLAGVALSYTLAALTSFIMVFAREQMATVVYWMMGGLSAASWPYVMMIAPMFMVGAAIALLSTRELNLMLLGDERAGHLGLDSRRFTMIALGTASLLTAAAVAVAGLIGFVGLMVPHAVRLVAGPDHRVLLPASLLGGATALVLADLVARTVIAPIEVPVGIVTALLGGPFFIWLLVRGERA, encoded by the coding sequence ATGCCTGTCGCCCGCCGACGCATATCGAACGTCGTCCTGTTCTGCGTGCTCGCGGTGTCGCTCTTTGCGGCGGTCATCGCGGGTGTCGCGTTCGGGGCAGTGCCGGTGGCGGCGGGCGACGTGATCTCGGCTATCGGGCGTGCCCTCACCGGACGGTCATCCGGACTCGAAGATGCGCTCATCATCGGGGTGCGGCTTCCGCGCGTCGTGCTGGCGGCGCTGGTGGGAGCCGCCCTCGCGGGCGCCGGGGCGATCTACCAGGCGCTGTTCCGCAACCCGCTCGCCGATCCCTATATCCTCGGGGTCTCGAGCGGTGCCGGGCTGGGGGCTATGATCGCGCTCGTGGCCACGACGGGCTTCACGGGTGCGCGCTACGGCACGGTTCCGCTTGCCGCGTTCGTGGGCGCCTCCCTGACGATGCTGCTGGTCGTGCGTCTGGCATCGTGGCGCGGTCAGCTCGACACCGCTTCGCTGCTTCTGGCCGGTGTGGCACTGTCCTACACACTCGCCGCCCTCACCTCGTTCATCATGGTGTTTGCGCGCGAGCAGATGGCGACCGTCGTCTACTGGATGATGGGCGGACTGAGCGCCGCCTCATGGCCCTACGTGATGATGATCGCCCCCATGTTTATGGTGGGCGCCGCCATCGCCCTGCTGTCGACGCGTGAGCTCAATCTCATGCTGCTGGGAGATGAACGTGCCGGCCATCTGGGTCTGGACTCTCGCCGGTTCACGATGATCGCGCTGGGGACGGCTTCGCTGCTCACGGCGGCTGCCGTGGCGGTGGCAGGGCTCATCGGGTTTGTCGGGCTCATGGTGCCGCACGCGGTACGACTGGTTGCCGGTCCCGACCACCGGGTCTTGCTGCCGGCGTCGCTGCTGGGCGGAGCCACGGCACTGGTCCTGGCCGATCTGGTGGCGCGCACCGTGATCGCGCCGATCGAGGTGCCGGTCGGTATCGTCACGGCGCTGCTCGGCGGCCCGTTCTTCATCTGGCTGCTTGTGCGGGGGGAGCGCGCGTGA
- a CDS encoding Rrf2 family transcriptional regulator produces the protein MPINWRTDYGVRLVYEISKKPEGTRATVRDLSGSAEVPYDYARTIVRDLVTSGIMRSFRGVGGGVELTRSPQEITILDVFRALGEPVSLALCTDAGGVCGRQDTCPMHVAIYNDLDAMMADYLGRVSFRDAVEIGSALPESAEDCR, from the coding sequence ATGCCTATCAACTGGCGCACTGACTACGGAGTCCGCCTCGTCTATGAGATCTCCAAGAAGCCGGAAGGAACGCGCGCGACCGTGCGCGACCTCTCGGGTTCGGCAGAGGTTCCCTACGACTACGCGCGGACGATCGTTCGCGATCTTGTCACATCGGGGATCATGCGCTCCTTTCGCGGTGTGGGCGGGGGAGTCGAGCTCACCCGTTCACCGCAAGAGATCACGATCCTGGACGTGTTTCGTGCGCTTGGCGAGCCGGTCTCGCTTGCTCTGTGCACCGATGCGGGCGGCGTATGCGGACGTCAGGACACCTGCCCCATGCACGTGGCCATCTACAACGATCTTGATGCGATGATGGCCGACTACCTGGGACGTGTGTCGTTCCGCGACGCGGTCGAGATAGGCAGCGCGCTCCCGGAATCTGCGGAAGACTGCCGCTGA
- a CDS encoding DUF2779 domain-containing protein, whose translation MTHRLSKSRFQTGLQCPKALWLSCNARELADPVGESQQHIFDTGTSVGELARTDFPDGILVEEDYTQPSQALETTSRLLADPPPAIFEAALQHGNVFVRPDVLVRTETGEWDLYEVKSSTRLKPEHVTDVAIQTWVLEGAGLPIRRAYLMHLNNTYVYDGIEHDVSRLFTAEDVTDEMRDWIHEVPRRVADQLALLEEPVPDVRIGKHCDSPYTCAFWGHCHADMPDRPVTKLPRLSASLLDALLADGHRAIADVPLDYPGLSTAQRSVCELVRTGQAQMVGDPASTLAPLRYPLHFVDFETIMSALPLFAGTRPWQQVPFQWSDHVLHEDGSLVHHEFLHTGPGDPRPNFIDSLLDALGDDDGSVVVYSPFENTRLKELAAAFPESSQRIAAVQARIFDLMRAVEAHVRHPDCLGSSSIKVVLPALVPELSYADLEIREGGTASLRYLQTVTGVLEGADADGVYAALREYCGLDTLAMVKIYEVLRDAG comes from the coding sequence ATGACACACCGACTTTCGAAGTCACGGTTCCAGACTGGTCTGCAATGCCCCAAAGCGCTCTGGCTGTCCTGCAACGCGCGTGAGCTCGCCGATCCGGTCGGCGAAAGCCAGCAACACATCTTCGATACGGGCACCTCTGTGGGGGAGCTTGCCCGAACGGACTTCCCGGACGGGATACTGGTTGAAGAGGACTACACCCAGCCCTCACAAGCGCTCGAAACCACGTCGCGCCTACTGGCGGACCCGCCTCCCGCGATCTTCGAAGCGGCACTGCAGCACGGCAATGTCTTCGTGCGTCCCGACGTGCTCGTACGCACCGAAACGGGCGAGTGGGATCTCTACGAGGTCAAGTCGTCGACACGTCTCAAGCCCGAACACGTCACTGACGTAGCGATACAGACGTGGGTGCTCGAAGGCGCCGGGCTTCCCATCCGACGCGCGTACCTGATGCATCTCAACAACACCTACGTCTACGACGGGATCGAGCACGATGTGTCCCGCCTCTTCACCGCCGAAGACGTCACCGACGAGATGCGCGACTGGATCCATGAGGTCCCGCGTCGGGTTGCCGACCAGCTCGCCCTGCTCGAGGAACCGGTCCCCGACGTCCGCATCGGCAAGCACTGCGACTCACCCTACACCTGTGCGTTCTGGGGCCACTGTCACGCCGACATGCCAGACCGTCCCGTCACCAAGCTCCCCCGACTCAGTGCATCGCTGCTGGACGCCCTGCTCGCCGACGGACATCGCGCCATCGCCGACGTCCCACTGGACTACCCGGGCCTGAGCACGGCCCAGCGCTCGGTGTGCGAACTCGTCCGAACCGGCCAGGCGCAGATGGTTGGCGATCCTGCCTCAACGCTCGCGCCGCTTCGCTACCCTCTGCACTTCGTCGATTTCGAGACGATCATGAGCGCGTTGCCGTTGTTTGCCGGAACACGCCCCTGGCAGCAGGTGCCCTTCCAGTGGTCCGACCACGTCCTGCACGAAGACGGCTCACTCGTTCATCACGAATTCCTGCACACGGGGCCAGGAGATCCGCGCCCCAACTTCATCGACAGTCTTCTTGACGCGCTCGGTGATGATGATGGCAGCGTCGTCGTCTATTCGCCCTTCGAGAACACGCGCCTCAAGGAGCTCGCCGCCGCCTTTCCCGAGAGCTCCCAACGCATAGCGGCGGTCCAGGCCCGCATCTTCGATCTGATGCGCGCAGTGGAGGCGCACGTGCGGCATCCGGACTGTCTGGGAAGTTCGAGCATCAAGGTCGTGCTGCCGGCACTCGTGCCCGAGCTGTCCTATGCCGACCTGGAGATCCGAGAGGGTGGCACCGCATCGCTTCGCTACCTGCAGACTGTGACGGGTGTCCTCGAAGGAGCCGATGCCGACGGGGTCTACGCCGCACTGCGGGAGTACTGCGGACTCGACACGCTCGCGATGGTGAAGATCTACGAGGTGCTGCGAGACGCGGGATAG
- a CDS encoding ABC transporter ATP-binding protein — MSRLGDTALRFGTVSVGYGGRCVVGRARLSVRAGEIVGLIGPNGAGKSTLLRAVTRDAQVISGAIEICGLDASGIQARERARLVGVVPQQVSVGFSIAAREFVEMGRHPHLPRFGHPTEADRRAVDRALDLTDTAHLSDQPVDALSGGDLQRLALAQALATEPRVLLLDEATAHLDLNHRMQVLDLVHALADEGLAVLAVFHDLDLAARYADRIAVVADGGLGDAGAPTVVLTAEMLRAVFGVRAVVGTDPITGSVAVTPVLREGAVRDAGRRARIHVVGGAGSAAPLLRRLVLAGLEVTAGALNAGDADALVAEALGVRFALIPPFAPMDSAAAIHGAQLAETADVVVVGPVPFGHGNIDNLLIAVRAGKPLVLMGAIDDRDFTGGAADSYWIEALASGAVVVPDADGAERAVLEIVRPTAP; from the coding sequence GTGAGCCGCCTCGGCGACACAGCGCTGCGGTTTGGCACCGTATCGGTCGGCTACGGCGGGCGCTGCGTGGTCGGTCGCGCGCGTCTGTCCGTGCGAGCCGGAGAGATCGTGGGACTCATCGGTCCGAACGGCGCAGGCAAGTCGACACTGCTTCGGGCGGTGACCCGCGATGCGCAGGTGATCTCGGGTGCGATTGAGATCTGCGGTCTCGATGCAAGCGGGATTCAGGCCCGGGAACGCGCCAGACTCGTGGGAGTCGTGCCGCAGCAGGTGAGCGTGGGCTTCTCGATCGCCGCGCGCGAGTTCGTCGAGATGGGTCGCCACCCGCATCTTCCGCGGTTCGGGCATCCGACCGAAGCCGACCGCAGGGCGGTCGACCGGGCCCTCGATCTCACCGATACCGCGCACCTCTCCGACCAGCCCGTCGATGCCCTGTCGGGCGGCGACCTTCAGCGCTTGGCGCTTGCCCAGGCGCTCGCCACCGAACCACGGGTGCTGCTCCTGGACGAGGCCACGGCGCACCTCGACCTGAACCACCGCATGCAGGTGCTCGACCTCGTCCACGCGCTGGCAGATGAGGGCCTGGCGGTACTGGCGGTCTTTCACGACCTCGATCTGGCGGCGCGCTACGCGGATCGCATCGCGGTGGTGGCCGACGGGGGGCTGGGAGATGCGGGTGCTCCCACGGTCGTGCTCACCGCCGAGATGCTGCGTGCTGTGTTCGGCGTGCGCGCGGTCGTCGGTACCGACCCGATTACCGGGAGCGTCGCCGTGACCCCCGTCTTGCGCGAGGGGGCCGTTCGCGACGCAGGGCGGCGAGCGCGCATCCACGTCGTGGGTGGTGCGGGCAGCGCGGCGCCGCTTCTGCGGCGTCTCGTTCTGGCGGGGCTCGAGGTGACAGCGGGGGCGCTCAACGCAGGCGATGCCGATGCCCTCGTGGCTGAGGCGCTTGGAGTTCGGTTCGCGCTCATCCCGCCGTTCGCGCCGATGGACTCGGCTGCGGCGATTCATGGGGCGCAGCTGGCCGAGACCGCCGACGTCGTCGTGGTGGGGCCGGTGCCGTTCGGGCACGGCAACATCGACAACCTGCTTATAGCCGTGCGTGCCGGCAAACCGCTCGTGCTGATGGGCGCTATCGACGACCGCGATTTCACGGGCGGAGCGGCGGACTCCTACTGGATCGAGGCGCTGGCATCCGGCGCGGTGGTCGTGCCGGATGCCGACGGCGCCGAGCGCGCGGTGCTCGAGATCGTCAGGCCCACAGCGCCGTAG